The genome window CTTTGTCAGTCGAGATATAGATTACTTTTTCCACCTTATTTTCAATGGCAGCCTCAATCACGTTTTGTGTACCAATCACATTGGTTTTGAGCGCTTCATACGGTTGGTCTTCACACACTGGAACATGCTTGAGTGCCGCCAGATGAAATACATAGTCCACATGCTGGCAAGCCGCCGTCAAGGCATCCTTGTCACGAATATCTCCAATCCGGAAATGAAGACGTGGGTCCTCAAATTCACGACTCATAGCCACTTGGCTGGACTCGTTCCGGGAATATACAATAATTTCTTTGGGCTGCTGGGGCAGCAGTTGAGCCACAAGTTCATAACCCCATGATCCCGTACCGCCAGTCACGAGTATACGCTTATTTTCAAACATGCATTTTCCCTCCAAGCAGAAATTTAACTACTTTACCGGATACATCTGTTGCTTTGTAACCTTGCGGGCAATCCCAATCAGTGGACATCTGCGTCATGACTTTCACGCAATCAGCGATGCGTGCCGCATCCAGACCGGAGACCACATTGCTGCCGCAATCCACCGTTTCCGGACGCTCGGTAGTTCGGCGCATGGTTACGGTCGGCACGCCCATAATGCAGCACTCTTCCTGCACCGTACCACTGTCCGTGAGCGCACAACGTGCATGACGTTCGAGCATCACAAAATCGAAGAATCCAAACGGCTCGTGAAACTCTACCAGCGGGTTCATCTCCAGTTGCAGATGCTCCGCAATCCGAATTGCTGTACGCGGATGAATGCTGCAGATTACACGCAGCCCGTGTTCCTCTGCGACCTGATTAAGTCCTTTCATAATCTCCAGCAGATGAGGGGCATGATCCACATTCTCGGCTCGATGGGCAGTAACCAAAAAATATTGCCCGGACTTCAGCTTCAGCTTTTTGAGGATTTTGCTGGAGTTCACCTGTGCGTCATAGTGCTGCATCACTTCATAGATGGGATTGCCCGTGAGCACAATGCGCCTGCTTGGTACACCTTCGCTGACCAAAT of Paenibacillus sp. FSL R5-0517 contains these proteins:
- the wecB gene encoding UDP-N-acetylglucosamine 2-epimerase (non-hydrolyzing); this encodes MKIMTVLGTRPEIIRLSLIISKLDQYASKHILVHTGQNFTESLSGLFFKEMGLRAPDYVLQDEAASLGRQLSSMFTQMEDLILQEKPDKLLLLGDTNSALCAVLAERMGVPVIHMEAGNRCFDLDVPEEKNRKVIDAISTINMPYTEQSKKHLVSEGVPSRRIVLTGNPIYEVMQHYDAQVNSSKILKKLKLKSGQYFLVTAHRAENVDHAPHLLEIMKGLNQVAEEHGLRVICSIHPRTAIRIAEHLQLEMNPLVEFHEPFGFFDFVMLERHARCALTDSGTVQEECCIMGVPTVTMRRTTERPETVDCGSNVVSGLDAARIADCVKVMTQMSTDWDCPQGYKATDVSGKVVKFLLGGKMHV